A genomic region of Candidatus Pseudomonas phytovorans contains the following coding sequences:
- a CDS encoding PhoX family phosphatase, which yields MSRDTGDNLDRNHSANMPMATVMDAYLSRRSVMRGSLGAAIAMIAGTGLTGCFDGGGSDHDDPVTEPPVTEPPVTEPEVPKLALGFQSIPGSRTDACVVAAGYSAYVLAPWGTPLNSNGNPWKSDGSNTSTDQANAMGMHHDGMHFFPINGSSEDGLLAINFEYIDAAALHPAGPTTDVNGKRPVEEVRKEINAHGAGVVRLQKVSGRWQVVDNDPLNRRFTTASRMEITGPLRGTDHVKTKYSSAGTHCRGTNNNCGNGYTPWGTYLTCEENWPGIFVNKGTRPEDQRRIGVGTSSGQYKWETAAGDSTEVADEFTRFDVTVKGASATDDYRNEASTYGYIVEIDPYNSSTLATKRTALGRFRHEGCAPGLPVAGKPLVWYMGDDSNNEYLYKWVSTAVWDAADANPADRLATGAKYLDQGKLYVARFNADGSGVWLLLDVATATTGGSTLGALYGDLPGIILNTRGAGDAVGATPMDRPEWTTVNPLNGDVYLTLTNNSARTPEKVDAANPRGPNRHGHIIRWHDSDDQLSFTWDIFVFGANAAGTADINRSGLTELNQFASPDGMSFDSRGVLWFETDNGESTLTDYTNDQLLAVIPTDLVDATGKQVPVNAQNQVDLRRFFVGPNDCEVTGIAFTPDNKTLFVNIQHPGNWPYTDKATDATPAGATVRPRASTVVIQRIDGGEIGTA from the coding sequence ATGAGTCGAGATACCGGCGACAACCTGGACCGGAACCACAGCGCCAATATGCCGATGGCCACTGTCATGGACGCCTATCTGAGCCGCCGCAGCGTGATGCGCGGCAGCCTGGGCGCCGCCATCGCCATGATTGCCGGTACCGGCCTGACAGGCTGCTTCGACGGGGGTGGTTCCGATCATGATGATCCGGTCACCGAGCCACCGGTGACCGAGCCGCCTGTCACCGAGCCGGAAGTGCCTAAACTGGCGCTGGGCTTCCAGTCCATCCCGGGCTCGCGCACCGACGCCTGTGTGGTTGCCGCCGGCTACAGCGCCTATGTGCTGGCGCCGTGGGGCACGCCGCTGAACAGCAACGGCAACCCGTGGAAGTCCGACGGCAGCAACACCTCGACCGACCAGGCCAACGCCATGGGCATGCACCATGACGGCATGCACTTCTTCCCCATCAATGGCAGCTCGGAAGACGGCCTGCTGGCGATCAACTTCGAGTACATCGACGCCGCCGCCCTGCACCCGGCCGGCCCGACCACCGATGTCAACGGCAAGCGCCCGGTCGAGGAAGTGCGCAAGGAAATCAACGCCCATGGTGCTGGCGTTGTGCGCCTGCAGAAAGTCAGCGGCCGCTGGCAGGTGGTCGACAACGACCCGCTGAACCGCCGCTTCACCACCGCCTCGCGCATGGAAATCACCGGCCCGCTGCGTGGCACGGACCACGTCAAGACCAAATACTCCAGCGCCGGCACCCACTGCCGTGGCACCAACAACAACTGTGGCAACGGCTACACCCCGTGGGGCACCTACCTGACCTGTGAAGAGAACTGGCCAGGCATCTTCGTCAACAAGGGCACCCGCCCCGAAGACCAGCGCCGCATTGGCGTGGGCACCTCCAGCGGCCAGTACAAGTGGGAAACCGCCGCCGGTGACAGCACCGAAGTGGCCGACGAATTCACCCGCTTCGACGTTACCGTCAAAGGCGCCAGCGCCACTGACGACTACCGCAACGAAGCCAGCACCTACGGCTACATCGTCGAGATCGACCCGTACAACAGCAGCACCCTGGCCACCAAGCGCACCGCGCTGGGCCGCTTCCGCCACGAAGGTTGCGCCCCAGGCCTGCCCGTCGCCGGCAAGCCGCTGGTGTGGTACATGGGTGACGACTCGAACAACGAGTACCTGTACAAGTGGGTGTCCACCGCTGTGTGGGATGCCGCCGACGCCAACCCGGCCGACCGCCTGGCCACCGGCGCCAAGTACCTGGACCAGGGCAAGCTGTACGTCGCCCGCTTCAATGCCGACGGCAGCGGTGTATGGCTGCTGCTGGACGTGGCCACCGCGACCACGGGCGGCAGCACCCTGGGCGCGCTGTACGGCGACCTGCCGGGTATCATCCTCAACACCCGTGGGGCTGGCGATGCCGTGGGCGCAACGCCGATGGACCGCCCGGAATGGACCACGGTCAACCCGCTGAACGGCGACGTGTACCTGACCCTGACCAACAACAGCGCGCGTACCCCGGAAAAGGTCGATGCGGCCAACCCGCGCGGCCCGAACCGCCACGGCCACATCATTCGCTGGCACGACAGCGACGACCAGCTGAGCTTTACCTGGGACATCTTCGTGTTCGGTGCCAACGCAGCCGGTACTGCCGACATCAACCGCTCCGGCCTGACCGAACTGAACCAGTTCGCCAGCCCCGACGGCATGAGCTTCGATAGCCGTGGCGTGTTGTGGTTCGAGACCGACAACGGCGAGAGCACCCTCACCGATTACACCAACGACCAGCTGCTGGCAGTAATCCCCACCGACCTGGTAGACGCGACCGGCAAGCAGGTGCCGGTGAACGCACAGAACCAGGTGGACCTGCGCCGCTTCTTCGTTGGGCCGAATGATTGCGAGGTGACCGGGATTGCCTTTACCCCGGACAACAAGACCTTGTTCGTCAACATTCAGCACCCGGGGAACTGGCCGTATACCGACAAGGCGACCGATGCTACGCCGGCTGGGGCCACGGTTCGGCCGCGGGCTTCGACTGTGGTGATTCAGCGGATTGATGGCGGAGAGATCGGCACCGCCTGA
- the gspK gene encoding type II secretion system minor pseudopilin GspK yields the protein MGGRQQQGAALLMVMVVLAMLAAGMAWLVEDGRRQVDEVRLLHQRVQARAMEQAGLAYAGQALRDPAWRLSPLFWQALRGQPLNYDFGAGKAQLRVHDQHTCFNVNALLGADGERAERQLHYLLGDDMAAERLTDALADWLDADSDTRLQGAESAQYLRQQPPRLAANQPMLDTSELNLLLAPDAARQARYPMLCALPQVTGWRLNANALGLEHLPLLEALYEGRYPRSLLSRIISGRPASGYVDAGALRQALGAVDDETFERLSEGLLLNSGYFLLQLSFEEEGRVIRSEFQVEALGVVQWHARVPAQQVRVRSREPMAW from the coding sequence ATGGGTGGCAGGCAACAGCAGGGTGCGGCCCTGCTGATGGTGATGGTGGTGCTGGCAATGCTGGCGGCGGGCATGGCCTGGTTGGTGGAAGATGGCCGGCGCCAGGTGGATGAAGTGCGCCTGCTGCACCAGCGGGTGCAGGCGCGGGCCATGGAACAGGCTGGCCTGGCCTATGCCGGGCAGGCCCTGCGCGACCCGGCCTGGCGGCTTAGCCCGCTGTTCTGGCAGGCCTTGCGTGGGCAGCCGCTGAACTACGATTTTGGCGCCGGTAAGGCGCAACTGCGGGTGCACGACCAGCACACGTGCTTCAACGTCAATGCGCTGCTGGGTGCCGATGGCGAGCGTGCCGAGCGCCAGTTGCACTACCTGCTGGGCGACGACATGGCTGCTGAGCGGCTGACCGATGCGCTGGCCGACTGGCTCGATGCCGACAGCGACACCCGCCTGCAGGGCGCCGAAAGTGCCCAGTACCTGCGCCAGCAACCGCCGCGCCTGGCGGCCAACCAGCCGATGCTCGACACCAGCGAGCTGAACTTGCTGCTGGCGCCGGATGCTGCCCGCCAGGCTCGTTACCCGATGCTGTGTGCCTTGCCCCAGGTCACCGGCTGGCGGCTGAACGCCAATGCGCTGGGGTTGGAGCACTTGCCGCTGCTGGAGGCGCTGTACGAGGGGCGTTACCCGCGTTCGTTGCTCAGCCGCATCATCAGCGGCCGGCCGGCGTCGGGGTACGTGGATGCGGGTGCGCTGCGCCAGGCGTTGGGGGCGGTGGATGACGAAACGTTCGAGCGGCTGAGTGAAGGTTTGCTGCTTAACAGCGGGTACTTCTTGCTGCAGCTGTCGTTTGAGGAAGAGGGGCGGGTGATACGCAGCGAGTTCCAGGTGGAGGCGCTGGGCGTGGTGCAGTGGCATGCCCGGGTGCCGGCGCAGCAAGTGCGAGTGCGTAGCCGGGAGCCCATGGCCTGGTGA
- the tatA gene encoding twin-arginine translocase TatA/TatE family subunit, translating into MGGIGIWQLVIVLLIVFLLFGTKRLKGLGSDVGEAIQGFRKSMGGDADASAPGQAQVQQQATQAGQATQQPQADRQA; encoded by the coding sequence ATGGGTGGCATTGGAATCTGGCAACTGGTGATCGTACTGCTGATCGTGTTTTTGCTGTTTGGTACCAAGCGCCTCAAGGGCCTGGGTAGCGATGTGGGCGAGGCGATCCAGGGTTTTCGCAAGTCCATGGGCGGCGACGCTGATGCCAGCGCACCCGGCCAGGCGCAGGTTCAGCAACAGGCCACGCAGGCCGGCCAGGCCACGCAGCAGCCTCAAGCGGACCGTCAGGCCTGA
- the tatB gene encoding Sec-independent protein translocase protein TatB → MFEVGFSELLLVGVVALLVLGPERLPVAARTLGRGLGQARRAMHALRTQVEREIELPNLDSAPLQRLEQEIRQGISLNTEPANDAATVAAPKENAS, encoded by the coding sequence ATGTTCGAGGTAGGCTTCAGCGAGCTGCTGCTGGTCGGTGTCGTTGCGCTACTGGTGCTGGGCCCGGAGCGCCTGCCGGTGGCGGCGCGCACCCTCGGCCGTGGCCTGGGCCAGGCGCGCCGGGCCATGCACGCCTTGCGTACGCAGGTAGAACGCGAGATCGAGCTGCCCAACCTCGACAGCGCCCCGTTGCAGCGCCTGGAACAGGAAATCCGCCAAGGCATCAGCCTGAACACGGAGCCGGCCAATGATGCCGCCACGGTAGCCGCCCCCAAGGAAAACGCCTCATGA
- the tatC gene encoding twin-arginine translocase subunit TatC: MSIAMDPAGSMPLTEHLRDLRKRLVRCLALVALVFAGLFPFAQTLYTLISEPLRRFLPEGASMIATSVTSPFLTPFKLTAMCALFVAMPLLLHQAWGFLAPGLYRRERRIALPLLVSSIVLFYGGMAFAFFLVFPMMFGFFASVTPDGVAMMTDISQYLDFILALFLAFGLAFEIPVATFIVVWVGLADVTTLRRSRPYVIVGCFVVGMILTPPDVFSQTMLAVPMWVLFEVGLLACAWLRQPEQNKDIVAGS, translated from the coding sequence ATGAGTATTGCCATGGACCCGGCGGGCAGCATGCCGCTGACCGAACACCTGCGTGACCTGCGCAAACGCCTGGTGCGTTGCCTGGCACTGGTGGCGCTGGTGTTCGCCGGCCTGTTCCCTTTCGCCCAGACACTGTACACGCTGATATCCGAGCCGCTGCGGCGCTTTTTGCCGGAAGGCGCGAGCATGATCGCCACCAGCGTCACTTCGCCGTTTCTCACGCCGTTCAAGCTGACGGCGATGTGCGCGCTGTTCGTGGCCATGCCGCTGCTGCTGCACCAGGCCTGGGGTTTTCTTGCACCCGGACTGTACCGCCGTGAGAGGCGTATTGCCCTGCCACTGCTGGTGTCGAGCATCGTACTGTTTTATGGCGGCATGGCCTTCGCGTTCTTTCTGGTGTTCCCGATGATGTTCGGCTTCTTTGCCAGCGTGACGCCGGACGGTGTGGCGATGATGACCGATATCAGCCAGTACCTGGACTTTATCCTGGCGCTGTTTTTGGCGTTCGGGTTAGCGTTCGAGATCCCGGTGGCGACGTTTATCGTGGTCTGGGTGGGGTTGGCCGATGTGACCACGTTGCGGCGCAGCAGGCCCTACGTGATCGTGGGGTGCTTTGTGGTGGGGATGATTCTGACGCCGCCTGATGTGTTTTCGCAGACGATGCTGGCGGTGCCGATGTGGGTGCTGTTCGAGGTGGGGCTGCTGGCGTGTGCCTGGCTGCGGCAGCCTGAGCAGAATAAGGACATTGTGGCTGGATCTTAG
- a CDS encoding NGG1p interacting factor NIF3 has translation MYKLAFFVPASHVEVVKAAVFAAGGGRIGDYDHCAWQTLGQGQFRPLDGSQPFLGQAGQVEVVEEWKVELVVADELIVQTVVALKHSHPYETPAYEVWRLAEF, from the coding sequence GTGTACAAGCTCGCCTTCTTTGTCCCCGCCAGCCATGTCGAAGTGGTCAAGGCCGCTGTGTTCGCTGCTGGTGGCGGGCGCATCGGTGACTATGATCACTGCGCCTGGCAAACACTCGGCCAGGGCCAGTTCCGCCCGTTGGACGGCAGCCAGCCGTTCCTCGGGCAAGCGGGACAGGTTGAGGTGGTGGAGGAGTGGAAGGTGGAGCTGGTGGTGGCAGACGAGCTGATCGTTCAGACCGTCGTTGCGCTCAAGCACAGCCACCCGTACGAGACGCCAGCCTACGAAGTCTGGCGGCTCGCCGAGTTCTAG
- the purL gene encoding phosphoribosylformylglycinamidine synthase: MLILRGAPALSAFRHGKLLEQLSQKVPAVTGLYAEFAHFADVDGELTADQQQVLGRLLKYGPSVPVQEPTGRLFLVVPRLGTISPWASKASDIAHNCGLQSIQRLERGIAYYVAGTLSDADAALIAAELHDRMTQRVLGQLEQAADMFSHAQPKPMTSVDILAGGRDALAKANIDLGLALAEDEIDYLVAAFQGLKRNPNDIELMMFAQANSEHCRHKIFNASWDIDGQDQEKSLFGMIKNTYQMHSEGVLSAYKDNASVIVGNVAGRFFPNPETRQYGAVQEPVHILMKVETHNHPTAIAPFSGASTGSGGEIRDEGATGRGAKPKAGLTGFTVSNLRIPGFEQPWEQAYGKPERIVDALDIMIEGPLGGAAFNNEFGRPALTGYFRTFEQAINTPHGEEVRGYHKPIMLAGGMGNIREDHVQKAEITVGAKLIVLGGPAMLIGLGGGAASSVATGASSADLDFASVQRENPEMERRCQEVIDRCWQLGDANPIAFIHDVGAGGISNAFPELVNDGGRGGRFELRNVPNDEPGMAPHEIWSNESQERYVMAVSAVDFERFKAICERERCPFAVVGEATEEPHLTVTDSHFGNTPVDMPLDVLLGKPPRMHRSVTREAELGDDFDPSELDLDNAVQRVLNHPAVASKSFLITIGDRTITGLVARDQMVGPWQVPVADCAVTATSFDVYTGEAMAMGERTPLALLDAPASGRMAIGETLTNLAASRIEKLSDIKLSANWMSAAGHPGEDARLYDTVKAVGMELCPELGITIPVGKDSMSMKTKWSDEGGEKSVTSPMSLIITGFAPVTDIRKTLTPELRMDKGETDLILIDLGRGKNRMGASILAQTYGKIAAQAPDVDDAEDLKAFFAVIQGLNADGHLLAYHDRSDGGLLTTVVEMAFAGHCGLDLQLDPLTDNRKEVPAILFNEELGAVIQVRQDATPDVLAQFSAAGLGEECVAVIGKPVNNAEVSISLNGEVLFDDDRRMLQRQWAETSYQIQRLRDNADCADQEFDLLLEEDNPGLSVKLGFDVNDDIAAPYIKKGVRPQVAILREQGVNGQVEMAAAFDRAGFAAIDVHMSDILAGRVDFEAFKGLVACGGFSYGDVLGAGEGWAKSALFNARARDAFQAFFERTDSFALGVCNGCQMMSNLHELIPGTEYWPHFVRNRSEQFEARVAMVEVQKSNSIFLQGMAGSRMPIAIAHGEGHAEFASEEALLEADVSGCVALRYVDNHGKVTEAYPANPNGSPRGITGLTSRDGRVTIMMPHPERMFRAVQNSWRPDEWQEDAALMRMFRNARVWVN, encoded by the coding sequence ATGTTGATCCTGCGCGGCGCTCCTGCCCTTTCTGCCTTTCGCCACGGTAAATTACTCGAGCAACTGAGCCAGAAAGTCCCCGCTGTTACTGGTTTGTATGCCGAATTCGCCCACTTCGCCGATGTCGACGGCGAGCTGACCGCCGACCAGCAGCAGGTGCTGGGCCGTCTGCTCAAGTACGGCCCGAGCGTGCCGGTACAGGAGCCGACTGGCCGACTGTTCCTGGTCGTACCGCGCCTGGGCACCATTTCGCCTTGGGCCAGCAAGGCCAGCGACATCGCCCACAACTGCGGCCTGCAGTCGATCCAGCGCCTGGAGCGCGGCATCGCCTACTACGTTGCCGGCACCCTGAGCGATGCTGACGCCGCCCTGATCGCCGCCGAACTGCATGACCGCATGACCCAGCGTGTGCTCGGCCAGCTGGAGCAGGCCGCTGACATGTTCAGCCACGCCCAGCCCAAGCCGATGACCTCGGTGGACATTCTGGCAGGTGGCCGTGATGCCCTGGCCAAGGCCAACATCGACTTGGGCCTGGCCCTGGCCGAAGACGAGATCGACTACCTGGTCGCTGCTTTCCAGGGGCTCAAACGCAACCCGAACGACATCGAACTGATGATGTTCGCCCAGGCCAACTCCGAGCACTGCCGCCACAAGATCTTCAACGCCAGTTGGGACATCGACGGCCAGGACCAGGAAAAAAGCCTGTTTGGCATGATCAAGAACACCTACCAGATGCACAGCGAAGGCGTGCTGTCTGCGTACAAGGACAACGCCTCGGTGATCGTCGGCAACGTTGCCGGCCGGTTCTTCCCGAACCCTGAAACCCGCCAGTACGGCGCGGTGCAGGAGCCGGTGCACATCCTGATGAAGGTGGAAACACACAACCACCCGACTGCCATCGCCCCGTTCTCCGGCGCTTCCACCGGCTCCGGTGGTGAAATCCGTGACGAAGGTGCAACTGGCCGTGGCGCCAAGCCCAAGGCCGGCCTGACCGGTTTCACCGTGTCCAACCTGCGCATCCCGGGCTTCGAACAGCCTTGGGAGCAGGCCTACGGCAAGCCTGAGCGTATCGTCGACGCCCTCGACATCATGATCGAAGGCCCGCTGGGTGGCGCTGCGTTCAACAACGAATTCGGTCGCCCGGCCCTGACCGGTTACTTCCGTACCTTCGAACAAGCCATCAACACCCCGCACGGTGAAGAAGTGCGCGGCTACCACAAGCCGATCATGCTTGCCGGTGGTATGGGCAACATCCGTGAAGACCACGTGCAGAAGGCCGAGATCACCGTCGGCGCCAAGCTGATCGTGCTCGGCGGCCCGGCCATGCTGATCGGCCTGGGCGGCGGCGCTGCTTCGTCGGTGGCGACCGGTGCCAGCTCGGCAGACCTGGACTTCGCCTCGGTACAGCGCGAAAACCCGGAAATGGAGCGCCGTTGCCAAGAGGTCATCGACCGCTGCTGGCAGCTGGGCGACGCCAACCCGATCGCCTTCATCCACGACGTTGGCGCGGGCGGCATCTCCAACGCCTTCCCGGAGCTGGTCAACGACGGTGGCCGTGGTGGCCGCTTCGAGCTGCGTAACGTGCCCAATGACGAGCCGGGCATGGCCCCGCACGAAATCTGGAGCAACGAATCGCAAGAGCGTTACGTGATGGCCGTCAGCGCCGTCGACTTCGAGCGTTTCAAGGCCATCTGCGAGCGCGAGCGTTGCCCGTTCGCCGTGGTCGGCGAAGCGACTGAAGAGCCACACCTGACCGTGACCGATAGCCACTTCGGCAACACCCCGGTGGACATGCCGCTCGATGTGCTGTTGGGCAAGCCGCCGCGCATGCACCGTTCGGTTACCCGTGAAGCCGAGCTGGGCGATGATTTCGACCCGAGCGAGCTGGACCTGGACAACGCCGTCCAGCGCGTACTGAACCACCCGGCCGTGGCCAGCAAAAGCTTCCTGATCACCATCGGCGACCGCACCATCACCGGCCTGGTTGCCCGTGACCAGATGGTTGGCCCGTGGCAGGTGCCGGTGGCCGACTGCGCCGTCACCGCCACCAGCTTCGACGTCTACACCGGTGAAGCCATGGCCATGGGCGAGCGCACCCCGCTGGCGCTGCTGGATGCCCCGGCGTCCGGCCGCATGGCGATCGGCGAAACCCTAACCAACCTGGCGGCCTCGCGCATCGAGAAGCTGTCCGACATCAAACTGTCGGCAAACTGGATGTCTGCTGCTGGCCACCCGGGTGAAGACGCCCGTCTGTACGACACCGTCAAGGCTGTCGGCATGGAGCTGTGCCCGGAACTGGGCATCACCATTCCGGTCGGCAAAGACTCGATGTCGATGAAGACCAAATGGAGCGATGAGGGCGGCGAGAAGAGCGTCACCTCGCCAATGTCGCTGATCATCACCGGCTTTGCCCCGGTCACCGACATTCGCAAGACCCTGACCCCTGAGCTGCGCATGGACAAGGGCGAAACCGACCTGATCCTGATCGACCTGGGCCGCGGCAAAAACCGCATGGGCGCCTCGATCCTGGCCCAGACCTACGGCAAGATCGCTGCCCAGGCACCGGACGTTGACGACGCCGAAGACCTGAAGGCCTTCTTCGCCGTAATCCAGGGCCTGAACGCCGATGGCCACCTGCTGGCTTACCACGACCGTTCTGATGGCGGCCTGCTGACCACCGTGGTGGAAATGGCCTTCGCCGGCCACTGCGGCCTCGACCTGCAACTCGACCCACTGACTGACAATCGCAAAGAAGTGCCGGCCATCCTCTTCAACGAAGAGCTGGGTGCTGTTATCCAGGTTCGCCAGGATGCCACCCCGGACGTACTGGCACAGTTCAGCGCCGCTGGCCTGGGCGAAGAGTGTGTTGCGGTAATCGGCAAGCCGGTCAACAACGCTGAAGTGTCCATCAGCCTGAACGGCGAAGTGCTGTTCGACGACGACCGTCGCATGCTGCAGCGCCAGTGGGCCGAGACCAGCTACCAGATCCAGCGCCTGCGCGACAACGCTGACTGCGCCGACCAGGAATTCGACCTGCTGCTTGAGGAAGACAATCCGGGCCTGTCGGTCAAGCTGGGCTTCGACGTCAACGACGACATCGCTGCACCCTACATCAAGAAGGGCGTGCGCCCACAAGTGGCCATCCTGCGCGAGCAGGGCGTGAACGGCCAGGTCGAAATGGCTGCTGCCTTCGACCGTGCCGGCTTCGCCGCCATCGACGTGCACATGAGCGACATCCTCGCTGGCCGTGTTGACTTCGAGGCCTTCAAGGGCCTGGTCGCCTGCGGCGGCTTCTCGTACGGCGACGTGCTGGGTGCCGGTGAAGGCTGGGCCAAGTCGGCGCTGTTCAACGCCCGTGCCCGTGACGCCTTCCAGGCCTTCTTCGAGCGTACCGACAGCTTCGCCCTGGGCGTGTGCAACGGTTGCCAGATGATGTCCAACCTGCACGAGCTGATCCCGGGCACCGAGTACTGGCCGCACTTCGTGCGTAACCGCTCGGAGCAGTTCGAGGCGCGGGTGGCCATGGTCGAGGTGCAGAAGTCCAACTCGATCTTCCTGCAGGGCATGGCCGGTTCGCGCATGCCGATCGCCATCGCCCACGGTGAAGGCCACGCAGAGTTCGCCAGCGAAGAAGCATTGCTGGAAGCCGATGTGTCCGGTTGCGTGGCCCTGCGCTACGTCGACAACCACGGCAAGGTCACCGAAGCCTACCCGGCCAACCCGAACGGCTCGCCGCGCGGTATCACCGGCCTGACCAGCCGCGACGGCCGTGTGACCATCATGATGCCGCACCCGGAGCGTATGTTCCGCGCCGTGCAGAACTCCTGGCGCCCGGATGAGTGGCAGGAAGATGCCGCGCTGATGCGTATGTTCCGCAACGCGCGGGTGTGGGTGAACTAA
- the mltF gene encoding membrane-bound lytic murein transglycosylase MltF, translating to MFAHTALRQRCAKWLFATGLFLLLGACVEKPSTLERVKEDGVLRVITRNSPATYFQDRNGETGFEYELVKHFADDLGVKLEIETADNLDELFDDLGKPSGPVLAAAGLVSSERRAAQAKFSHPYLEVTPQVIYRNGRTRPTNAKGLVGKKIMVLKGSSHADLLAELKKQNPGLEYEESDAVEVVDLLRMVDEGQIDLTLVDSNELAMNQVYFPNVRVAFDVGDTRDQRWAVAAGEDNSLLNEINEFLDKAQKNGTLQRLKDRYYGHVDVLGYVGAYTFAQHLQQRLPKYEKHFKSYAKVEQVDWRLLAAIGYQESMWQPEVTSKTGVRGLMMLTQRTAQAMGVSNRLDPKQSIQGGAKYFMKIKAELDDSIQEPDRTWFALAAYNVGSGHLEDARTLAKREKLNPNKWLDVKKMLPRLSQKQWYRQTKYGYARGGEPVHFVANIRRYYDILTWVTQPQLEGQVAEGNLHVPGVNKTKPAEQSPPM from the coding sequence ATGTTCGCCCACACTGCTTTGCGCCAGCGTTGCGCCAAATGGCTTTTTGCAACCGGACTCTTTCTGCTGCTCGGTGCCTGCGTTGAAAAACCCAGCACCCTCGAGCGCGTGAAGGAGGATGGCGTGCTGCGCGTAATCACCCGCAACAGCCCGGCCACCTATTTCCAGGACCGTAACGGCGAAACCGGTTTCGAGTACGAGCTGGTCAAGCATTTCGCCGACGATCTCGGGGTGAAGCTGGAGATCGAAACTGCCGACAACCTCGATGAGCTGTTCGACGACCTCGGCAAACCCTCCGGCCCGGTGCTGGCGGCAGCCGGCCTGGTCAGCAGCGAACGGCGCGCGGCCCAGGCGAAATTCTCGCACCCCTACCTGGAAGTGACCCCACAGGTCATCTACCGCAACGGCCGCACTCGCCCGACCAACGCCAAGGGCCTGGTCGGCAAGAAAATCATGGTGCTCAAAGGCAGCAGCCATGCCGACCTGCTGGCCGAGCTGAAAAAGCAGAACCCTGGCCTGGAATATGAAGAGTCGGATGCCGTGGAAGTGGTCGACCTGCTGCGCATGGTCGACGAAGGCCAGATCGACCTGACCCTGGTCGACTCCAACGAGCTGGCGATGAACCAGGTGTACTTCCCCAATGTGCGCGTGGCCTTCGACGTGGGCGATACCCGCGACCAGCGCTGGGCAGTGGCAGCGGGCGAAGACAACAGCCTGCTCAACGAAATCAACGAATTTCTCGACAAGGCGCAGAAAAACGGCACCCTTCAGCGCCTGAAAGACCGTTATTACGGCCATGTCGACGTACTGGGCTATGTCGGTGCCTACACCTTCGCCCAGCACCTGCAGCAGCGCCTGCCCAAGTACGAGAAGCACTTCAAGAGCTACGCCAAGGTCGAGCAGGTGGACTGGCGCCTGCTGGCCGCCATCGGCTACCAGGAATCGATGTGGCAGCCGGAGGTTACCTCCAAGACCGGCGTTCGCGGCCTGATGATGCTGACCCAGCGCACCGCCCAGGCCATGGGCGTGTCCAACCGCCTGGACCCGAAGCAGAGCATCCAGGGCGGCGCCAAGTACTTCATGAAGATCAAGGCCGAGCTCGACGACAGCATCCAGGAGCCGGATCGCACCTGGTTTGCCCTGGCGGCCTACAACGTAGGCAGTGGCCACCTGGAGGATGCCCGCACCCTGGCCAAGCGCGAGAAGCTCAACCCGAACAAATGGCTGGATGTGAAGAAGATGCTGCCGCGGCTGTCGCAGAAGCAGTGGTATCGCCAGACCAAGTACGGCTATGCCCGTGGTGGCGAACCGGTGCACTTCGTGGCCAACATCCGCCGTTACTACGACATCCTCACCTGGGTGACCCAGCCGCAGCTTGAAGGCCAGGTGGCCGAGGGCAACCTGCATGTGCCTGGGGTGAACAAGACCAAGCCGGCTGAACAGTCACCACCGATGTAA
- the tadA gene encoding tRNA adenosine(34) deaminase TadA — translation MRPQIIDRSRDQEFMRLALGLAAEGAALGEVPVGAVLVQHGQVIGQGFNRPITDSDPSAHAEMVAIRAAAQSASNYRLPGSTLYVTLEPCSMCAGLIVHSRVMRVVFGALEPKAGIVQSQGQFFGQGFLNHRVMVEGGVLAEECGQILSDFFKARRAKG, via the coding sequence ATGCGCCCGCAGATCATTGATCGCAGCCGCGATCAGGAATTCATGCGCCTGGCCCTGGGCCTGGCTGCCGAGGGCGCAGCACTGGGCGAAGTGCCGGTGGGCGCGGTGCTGGTGCAGCATGGGCAGGTGATCGGCCAGGGTTTCAACCGGCCGATCACCGACAGTGATCCGAGTGCGCATGCCGAAATGGTGGCCATCCGCGCAGCCGCTCAGTCCGCCAGCAACTATCGGCTGCCCGGAAGCACGCTGTATGTAACCCTGGAGCCGTGCAGCATGTGTGCGGGGCTGATCGTGCATTCGCGGGTGATGCGCGTGGTGTTTGGCGCGCTGGAGCCCAAGGCCGGAATCGTGCAGAGCCAGGGGCAGTTCTTCGGGCAGGGCTTCCTCAATCATCGGGTGATGGTGGAGGGCGGGGTGCTGGCTGAAGAGTGCGGGCAGATCCTGAGTGACTTCTTCAAGGCTCGCCGGGCCAAAGGTTAA